In Clostridium sp. DL-VIII, the following proteins share a genomic window:
- a CDS encoding amidohydrolase family protein: MKKIDLEQHFYDTCILDVLEKRKVPPCYDTKTQVFEFTQFDKISAAAVMPLLLDIAESRLKQMDQLGIDIAVLSCSPGPEQFDIQESIDACSKVNDALGAIIKKYPGRFFGSATLPVKDPEAACKELERCVKQYGFVRAFLFIASILNHLFYSIL; this comes from the coding sequence ATGAAAAAAATTGATCTGGAACAACATTTTTATGATACTTGTATTCTTGACGTTTTGGAAAAAAGGAAAGTTCCACCTTGCTATGATACAAAAACTCAAGTCTTTGAATTTACACAATTTGATAAAATTTCGGCTGCAGCTGTGATGCCATTGCTTCTAGACATAGCAGAATCACGTCTTAAGCAAATGGATCAACTTGGCATTGACATAGCTGTTCTCAGTTGTTCGCCAGGACCTGAACAGTTTGATATCCAAGAAAGCATAGATGCATGCTCTAAAGTTAATGATGCTCTTGGAGCAATAATCAAAAAATATCCTGGACGATTCTTTGGAAGTGCAACTCTTCCAGTAAAAGACCCAGAAGCAGCCTGCAAAGAACTTGAACGTTGCGTAAAACAATACGGCTTCGTTAGAGCCTTTCTTTTTATTGCATCAATACTTAATCACCTCTTTTACTCCATCTTATAA
- a CDS encoding EFR1 family ferrodoxin (N-terminal region resembles flavodoxins. C-terminal ferrodoxin region binds two 4Fe-4S clusters.), whose protein sequence is MSTTIYYFSATGNSLKVTKDLSDQLTDTKIVQISKESIPASKDTQSDKIGFVFPVYNFGMPLMVKNFIETLPIDKHTYVFAIATCGGMLGATLNQIKKILNKKDINLAASFCVFMPGSDQLMFPTVSEEEQNKLFKDEEKQISTIALAIKSGQHVKYKTNAIMSSVYNLLYTASFRPKGMGKNFWTDEKCIGCGLCSKVCPANNIVMHDGKPKWEHQCESCLACMQWCPQKSIQYKKATVKRGRYHNPKIEVSELIPKR, encoded by the coding sequence ATGAGTACAACAATTTATTACTTTTCCGCTACAGGAAATAGTTTAAAAGTAACAAAGGATTTAAGTGATCAATTAACTGATACTAAGATAGTACAAATCTCTAAGGAAAGCATTCCAGCATCAAAAGACACTCAATCAGATAAAATAGGTTTTGTATTTCCCGTATATAATTTTGGAATGCCTTTAATGGTAAAAAATTTTATAGAAACCTTGCCGATTGATAAACACACTTATGTTTTTGCTATAGCCACTTGTGGAGGAATGTTAGGTGCTACTCTTAATCAAATAAAAAAAATACTAAACAAAAAAGACATTAATTTAGCTGCATCTTTTTGTGTATTTATGCCTGGCAGTGATCAGCTGATGTTTCCTACCGTTTCTGAAGAAGAACAAAATAAACTTTTCAAAGATGAAGAAAAACAGATAAGTACAATAGCTCTTGCTATAAAAAGTGGACAACATGTTAAATATAAGACTAATGCTATTATGAGTTCTGTTTATAACTTACTATACACTGCTTCCTTTAGGCCAAAAGGTATGGGGAAGAATTTCTGGACTGATGAAAAATGTATAGGATGCGGTTTATGTTCTAAGGTTTGCCCTGCAAATAATATAGTTATGCACGATGGAAAACCAAAATGGGAGCATCAATGTGAATCATGTCTTGCTTGTATGCAATGGTGCCCGCAAAAATCTATACAATATAAAAAAGCTACCGTTAAAAGAGGTCGCTATCACAATCCAAAAATAGAAGTAAGCGAACTCATTCCCAAGCGTTAA
- a CDS encoding O-methyltransferase has protein sequence MNFNEINDYIKQLYKKSKLTQEQYIMDTKLKDFAPVVDDDVAKMLQILIMMNRPLKILEIGTSIGFSTVMMAKVIKAYGGKIVTIEIDADVAKQAIENFEREGVNEQIEVKIGDARTVLSGLNDTFDIIFQDCGDKTLYLKLFDQYIRLLKSGGLLIAEDTLFPVFDFGSEFGDLTQMCEAIDAFNMKIANCSQFESTLLPIGDGLTVAIKRAN, from the coding sequence TTGAACTTTAATGAAATTAATGATTACATTAAACAACTATATAAAAAAAGTAAATTAACTCAAGAGCAATATATTATGGACACCAAGTTAAAGGACTTTGCACCAGTGGTTGATGACGATGTGGCTAAAATGCTTCAAATTTTAATAATGATGAATAGACCACTAAAAATCCTTGAGATCGGTACAAGTATCGGTTTTTCAACTGTAATGATGGCAAAAGTTATTAAAGCTTATGGTGGTAAAATTGTCACAATTGAAATTGACGCAGATGTAGCGAAGCAAGCTATTGAAAATTTTGAGCGCGAAGGTGTAAATGAGCAGATTGAGGTTAAGATTGGTGATGCCAGAACTGTACTATCAGGTTTGAATGATACATTTGATATTATTTTTCAAGACTGCGGTGATAAAACACTATACTTGAAACTCTTTGACCAATACATTCGATTGCTTAAGTCAGGAGGACTCCTAATTGCCGAGGATACACTCTTTCCTGTGTTTGATTTTGGTTCCGAGTTCGGCGATTTAACCCAAATGTGCGAGGCAATAGATGCATTTAATATGAAAATTGCTAATTGTTCTCAATTTGAGAGTACTTTGTTACCTATTGGTGATGGTTTGACAGTGGCTATAAAAAGAGCAAATTAA
- a CDS encoding helix-turn-helix domain-containing protein, producing the protein MVDITFKEYQEQIKDVKIDKSCGTYKTLEIFQGKWNIRVLFELIKYDSIRFGDLKKQIGEITNTMLTSTLRDLENKGLVDRRQFNEIPPHVEYSLSQAGKDLYPIFVEMMQWNNKYQ; encoded by the coding sequence ATGGTAGATATAACATTTAAGGAGTATCAAGAACAAATAAAAGATGTAAAAATTGACAAAAGTTGTGGGACGTATAAAACATTAGAGATCTTTCAGGGAAAATGGAACATTCGAGTACTCTTTGAGTTAATAAAATATGATTCTATTCGTTTTGGTGATTTAAAAAAACAAATAGGAGAAATAACTAATACAATGCTCACTTCTACACTTCGAGATCTAGAAAACAAGGGCTTGGTTGATAGAAGGCAATTTAACGAAATTCCACCACATGTTGAGTATTCACTATCTCAGGCAGGGAAAGATTTATATCCTATTTTTGTTGAAATGATGCAATGGAATAATAAGTATC
- a CDS encoding AraC family transcriptional regulator, with the protein MNIYSEYSIPESDNTQRLLQAKITRLAHLLYTYAPQDGVLNLPISGLSIIRYSGTEMNCPKTFYLPSLSIIAQGARSITIGHETYQLDKSQMIMNPITLPISIQTMKVTKSEPLLIIRLDLNPERISEIVPKIYPNGLPQMKPWNAGHVMNTDISIIDAMIRLLECLQKPGDVEFIVPLIMDEILIRLLRSSVGVHVAAMGFTDSGVHQVAEAIAWLRNNFSQSVKVSDLAKLTHMSVSSFYNHFKAVTSMSPTQYQKALRLHEARHLMLSKHMDATTASRMTGYVSNSQFSRDYSNFYGAPPRKYIDRLHQQPQKAY; encoded by the coding sequence ATGAATATATATAGTGAGTATTCCATTCCAGAATCGGATAACACTCAAAGATTGCTCCAAGCAAAAATAACTCGATTAGCACATCTGCTATATACCTATGCTCCACAGGATGGTGTTTTAAATCTGCCAATCTCTGGTCTATCTATCATCCGTTATTCAGGAACAGAAATGAATTGTCCAAAGACTTTCTATTTACCTTCTTTAAGTATTATTGCCCAAGGAGCAAGGTCTATCACAATAGGTCACGAGACGTACCAGCTTGATAAATCACAAATGATAATGAATCCAATCACCTTGCCAATTTCCATACAAACTATGAAGGTAACCAAATCTGAGCCTCTCCTCATTATCAGGTTGGATCTTAATCCTGAACGGATTTCGGAGATTGTTCCGAAAATATATCCTAATGGTCTGCCTCAAATGAAACCATGGAACGCTGGACATGTGATGAATACAGATATAAGCATTATTGACGCAATGATAAGACTTTTGGAGTGCTTGCAGAAACCCGGAGATGTAGAATTTATTGTCCCACTGATTATGGATGAAATTCTAATTCGCCTACTTCGTAGTTCCGTTGGAGTTCATGTTGCCGCCATGGGATTTACAGACTCAGGAGTACATCAGGTGGCAGAAGCAATAGCTTGGCTGCGTAACAATTTTTCTCAGTCAGTTAAAGTTTCAGACCTAGCAAAGCTGACACATATGAGTGTATCATCTTTCTATAATCATTTTAAAGCGGTCACTTCGATGTCCCCTACGCAATATCAAAAAGCTCTGCGTCTACATGAAGCGAGGCATCTAATGCTATCCAAGCACATGGATGCGACCACTGCCTCTAGAATGACAGGGTATGTTAGTAATTCTCAATTTAGCCGAGATTACAGCAATTTTTATGGAGCTCCCCCTAGAAAATATATAGACAGATTGCATCAACAACCCCAAAAAGCATACTAA
- a CDS encoding PadR family transcriptional regulator, whose translation MNELFILGELMEEPQSGYDLRNALQVSLGRHRKVSYGVIYPLLEKLEKDGFVEITTVGSDGKNKKVATITEKGKERFFKLMKMPVPSSAHNADIYLIKLDVMQHLALNEQIQLLEQFYQEQKDIIEDAQDALQKLAKENSKDHWYASKKFELRLQQANAAIEWIKKFKREMKKEW comes from the coding sequence ATGAATGAACTTTTTATTTTAGGCGAGTTAATGGAGGAACCTCAAAGTGGTTATGACCTACGTAATGCATTGCAGGTCTCTTTAGGACGTCACCGCAAAGTCAGCTATGGAGTTATTTATCCCTTACTTGAGAAATTGGAAAAAGATGGTTTTGTAGAAATAACCACTGTAGGCTCAGATGGAAAAAATAAAAAAGTCGCTACTATTACAGAAAAGGGAAAAGAGCGTTTTTTTAAACTAATGAAAATGCCAGTTCCAAGTAGTGCTCACAATGCTGATATATATTTAATAAAACTTGATGTTATGCAGCATCTTGCTCTAAATGAACAAATCCAATTATTAGAGCAATTCTATCAGGAACAAAAAGACATCATAGAAGATGCACAAGATGCACTTCAAAAATTAGCTAAAGAAAATTCAAAGGATCACTGGTATGCAAGTAAAAAATTTGAGTTACGACTACAACAAGCTAATGCTGCAATAGAATGGATTAAAAAATTCAAACGTGAAATGAAAAAGGAATGGTGA
- a CDS encoding MFS transporter, with product MTKEIKIALLMAASLFMEILDGTIVTTALPKMAEYFHTGSATIALLVSVYLITVAVFIPLSGWMANRFGKKKIWIIAVIIFALSSLSSAVAPNFSFLLIMRIIQGISGALMTPTARLIVLEKTPASQLLKMFSYLIWPALIAPAIAPVVGGFLVTYWNWQWIFLINVPIGLIIVLIGIRLIDTDKEKKTATFDLLGFIEISFSSGIILVGAELATHGKNYWTSALGLFVLGIILSFIVFQHLKKSDNPLFSLDSLKIASFRICQTSGSILWLCVGALPYILTIFLQTVFHWSAVKAGSYVLFIFLGNIGIKPFTNPIIRKLGYRGALLSSFGMVFVTSIALAFIQINTLPIWIMFLALISGVGRSLALTAYSGLSFSEIAPQDRNSANTLNAVVSTLAQGMGISLITVVVNLLQIFFSTTTAYDLGFIFLGLLMIFPVIEVLFLPKNIGHATIS from the coding sequence ATGACAAAAGAAATAAAAATAGCCTTATTAATGGCTGCTAGTCTCTTTATGGAGATTTTAGATGGGACAATTGTAACAACGGCACTACCTAAAATGGCTGAATATTTTCATACGGGTTCGGCAACAATTGCTTTACTCGTAAGTGTATATTTAATTACAGTTGCCGTTTTCATCCCTTTAAGTGGATGGATGGCTAATCGATTTGGAAAAAAGAAAATTTGGATTATTGCTGTAATAATCTTTGCCCTTAGCTCATTAAGCAGTGCAGTAGCCCCTAACTTCTCGTTTCTTTTAATAATGAGAATTATACAAGGAATTTCTGGTGCTTTGATGACACCTACAGCAAGACTGATTGTATTAGAAAAGACACCAGCTTCACAGCTATTAAAAATGTTTAGCTATCTCATTTGGCCTGCACTCATAGCACCAGCAATAGCACCGGTTGTTGGCGGATTTCTTGTTACCTACTGGAACTGGCAATGGATTTTCTTGATTAATGTACCAATTGGTTTAATTATAGTATTAATAGGAATAAGACTAATAGATACTGATAAAGAGAAGAAGACAGCTACATTTGATCTTTTAGGCTTTATAGAAATTTCATTTTCATCCGGAATAATTTTAGTTGGAGCAGAATTAGCTACTCATGGAAAAAATTATTGGACTAGTGCATTAGGATTATTTGTTTTAGGAATAATACTGAGCTTTATAGTTTTCCAGCACTTGAAGAAATCAGACAATCCATTATTTTCACTTGATTCATTAAAAATAGCTTCCTTTAGAATCTGTCAAACAAGTGGTTCTATTTTGTGGCTATGTGTTGGTGCATTACCGTATATCTTAACTATCTTTTTACAAACAGTCTTTCATTGGTCTGCAGTAAAAGCTGGTAGTTATGTGCTATTTATTTTTCTCGGGAATATTGGAATAAAACCATTTACTAATCCAATTATTCGTAAATTAGGCTATCGCGGTGCACTATTATCTTCATTTGGAATGGTATTTGTTACCTCAATCGCCTTAGCGTTTATTCAAATTAATACTTTACCTATTTGGATAATGTTTCTTGCACTAATTTCAGGTGTAGGACGTTCATTAGCTTTGACTGCTTATAGTGGCTTGAGTTTTTCTGAAATAGCTCCTCAAGATCGAAATAGTGCAAATACTTTAAATGCTGTTGTTTCAACATTGGCTCAAGGTATGGGTATATCACTTATTACAGTTGTTGTTAATTTACTACAAATTTTCTTTTCAACTACTACTGCATATGACTTAGGTTTTATATTTCTTGGTCTATTGATGATATTTCCAGTAATTGAAGTACTGTTTTTACCTAAAAACATTGGGCATGCAACAATTAGCTAA
- a CDS encoding flavodoxin family protein: protein MKIIAFVGSPRRDGNTAKIVAAICKGAQENGHDVDVYNLSEMNIKECVACDACQLEKVEYCINNDKLTDLFPEIAKADCLIVGTPIYMLQVSGITKNFLDRLRPFLKPDFTAKHLPGKKYVTVTCSGAPAAAFSNVTEYLKQFFSYFDMENAGNIIVGDLKERHDISQQPNVLVEAEELGRKLV, encoded by the coding sequence ATGAAAATTATAGCATTCGTAGGTAGTCCAAGAAGAGATGGAAATACAGCCAAAATTGTAGCAGCCATTTGCAAAGGAGCGCAGGAAAACGGTCATGATGTTGATGTTTACAATTTATCCGAAATGAATATTAAGGAATGTGTAGCATGTGATGCGTGTCAATTAGAAAAGGTAGAATATTGCATTAATAATGACAAATTAACGGATCTTTTTCCTGAAATAGCTAAAGCAGACTGCCTAATTGTGGGTACACCGATATATATGCTTCAAGTTAGTGGAATAACAAAAAACTTTCTAGACAGATTGCGCCCTTTCTTAAAGCCTGATTTTACAGCTAAACACTTACCTGGTAAAAAGTACGTTACAGTAACATGCAGTGGTGCGCCAGCAGCAGCATTTAGTAATGTTACAGAATATTTGAAACAATTTTTTTCTTACTTTGACATGGAAAATGCAGGCAATATTATTGTGGGAGATCTAAAGGAAAGACATGATATTAGTCAGCAGCCAAATGTTTTAGTCGAAGCCGAAGAACTAGGTAGAAAATTAGTTTAA
- a CDS encoding MarR family transcriptional regulator, translated as MDKFINNKHQIAYNSLDLAFALTDLDKKTRYFGTDVPIFHSEIHVIKVIAEHPGIHVGGLADILGVTKGSVSEILKKLERKALVIKEIDDLNLSRYSLSLTEEGKKAHSNHMLYHSIVNNMVEDELQNASEHELEFLSNFLSSLINKVKFFNENFDE; from the coding sequence ATGGATAAATTTATTAATAACAAACATCAAATTGCATATAATTCTCTGGATTTAGCGTTTGCTTTGACTGACCTTGATAAAAAGACTCGCTACTTCGGAACGGATGTACCGATTTTTCACTCTGAAATACATGTAATAAAGGTCATTGCCGAACATCCTGGCATTCATGTGGGTGGACTTGCCGATATTCTAGGAGTAACAAAAGGATCTGTTTCCGAAATTCTCAAAAAGCTAGAGAGAAAGGCTCTGGTTATAAAAGAAATTGATGATCTTAATTTGTCTAGATATTCATTAAGTCTTACTGAAGAAGGTAAAAAAGCTCATAGCAACCATATGCTCTATCATTCTATTGTAAATAATATGGTTGAAGATGAACTACAAAATGCCTCCGAACATGAATTGGAGTTTTTGTCAAACTTTTTGTCGAGCCTGATAAACAAGGTTAAATTTTTTAATGAAAATTTTGATGAATAA
- a CDS encoding NAD(P)H-dependent oxidoreductase — protein MKVISFVGSARKDGNTSKIVDAICAGIKKNGHEVETYNLSELDNKGCRACGLCQANKVEYCSIHDKMTELLPKIADADCIIIGTPIYMLQVSGYTKNFLDRLFTFFVESNNTTRFLPGKKYITVTCSGAPAEAFKNVTEYLNQIFGGYSQMVNAGNIIAGNLGSKDDILSQQEILKQAEEIGQKLN, from the coding sequence ATGAAAGTTATATCTTTTGTAGGCAGTGCAAGAAAGGACGGAAATACTTCAAAAATAGTTGATGCCATCTGTGCCGGTATTAAGAAAAATGGACATGAGGTTGAAACTTATAATTTATCAGAACTTGATAATAAGGGATGCAGGGCTTGTGGTTTATGTCAAGCAAATAAGGTGGAATATTGTTCTATTCACGACAAGATGACTGAACTTTTACCTAAGATAGCAGATGCCGATTGCATTATAATTGGAACTCCAATATATATGCTGCAAGTGAGCGGTTATACAAAGAATTTCCTCGATAGACTATTTACGTTTTTTGTAGAATCTAATAATACCACAAGATTTTTACCAGGTAAAAAATATATAACTGTTACATGCAGCGGTGCACCTGCTGAAGCCTTTAAAAATGTTACAGAATATCTTAATCAAATTTTTGGCGGCTATAGTCAAATGGTGAATGCAGGTAATATCATCGCAGGAAATTTGGGCAGTAAGGATGATATCCTTAGTCAACAAGAAATTTTAAAGCAAGCTGAGGAGATAGGTCAAAAACTAAACTAA